One window of Hippoglossus stenolepis isolate QCI-W04-F060 chromosome 1, HSTE1.2, whole genome shotgun sequence genomic DNA carries:
- the LOC118106338 gene encoding interleukin-18 receptor accessory protein-like isoform X2: MQTGHILFSFIFPIVLDGCCVGSPEKKQTAAGLTGLQQDATHQHYRAVEGESFMLPCIKSVSGHINVAWSRTGGREGPSYDCGKVFPAEAEHSGNYSCLTGGSELFLHLQVVEETSVGCFQQEESSVELLNSAGGEIPCPGRNCSHDTDVRWFKRNISVSELSRATCEENELLRLCEVRGEYDAGVYFCDRPIMEQGVTWTLRRAVEVKVVPHRTISDRPRIVYPADNMTEEVELGWPRTLTCTVLFPYESKTTGEVRWYMNYGGNKENMTLLDMKRPQQRSDILEEYRILQEGVINEVTPQHLDHTYTCIASNAVGKRNVTIRLKRKRQVKWPSLVGFPVASLLLVVVVGVSLHMKWLELQIIYRSHFQHGKHDRDEKRFDVFLSYVWSTTSAELERGWTRSSPSGPVTDEEACPSSLDPLNTEEGEATQRPLEVLLRQVLEEEWGYRLCVEERDILPGGAYTNDVALAIQRSHMLICLLSADYLCDSNGVFVLESGVQALLQNSSLKLLLIQTCRNSASVIQDPPLPPLVQRALKVLPSLNWTSDEPAGGTSRFWMSLRKAMPDHRVTLVSLV, encoded by the exons ATGCAAACTGGACAcattctgttttcattcatctttcccATTGTCCTGGATGGATGCTGTGTGGGAAGTcctgaaaagaaacaaacag ctgcaggACTCACAGGTCTGCAGCAGGATGCTACACATCAGCACTACAGAGCCGTGGAGGGGGAGAGCTTCATGCTGCCGTGTATCAAATCTGTGAGCGGACACATTAACGTGGCGTGGTCCAGGACTGGAGGACGTGAAGGTCCATCCTATGACTGTGGGAAAGTGTTTCCAGCTGAGGCAGAACATTCTGGAAACTACAGCTGCCTCACAGG GGGCAGCGAGTTGTTCTTGCACCTACAGGTGGTGGAGGAAACCAGTGTGGGATGTTTCcagcaggaggagagcagcgTGGAGCTGCTCAACAGTGCTGGTGGGGAGATCCCCTGCCCTGGACGCAACTGCAGCCACGACACAGACGTCAGATGGTTCAAG AGAAACATCTCCGTGTCTGAGCTGAGTCGAGCCACCTGTGAAGAGAACGAGCTGCTTCGTCTCTGTGAAGTCAGAGGCGAATACGATGCAGGTGTATATTTCTGTGACAGACCAATAATGGAGCAGGGAGTCACATGGACGCTCCGGAGGGCTGTTGAAGTCAAAGTTGTGC CACACAGGACAATAAGTGACCGTCCCAGGATTGTGTATCCTGCTGACAACATGACAGAGGAAGTGGAACTTG GTTGGCCTCGTACTCTGACCTGCACGGTGCTTTTTCCTTATGAGAGTAAGACTACAGGGGAGGTGCGTTGGTACATGAATTATGGCGGCAACAAGGAGAATATGACTCTACTGGACATGAAGAGGCCACA ACAGAGGTCCGACATACTTGAAGAATACAGGATCCTACAGGAGGGCGTCATAAACGAAGTGACTCCACAACACTTGGACCACACATATACCTGCATTGCCAGTAACGCTGTCGGAAAACGCAATGTCACTATCAGGCTCAAGAGGAAACGTCAAG TGAAATGGCCGTCACTGGTTGGGTTCCCCGTCGCTTCTTTGCTGCTGGTAGTTGTGGTGGGAGTGAGTTTGCACATGAAGTGGCTGGAGCTACAGATTATCTACAGATCCCACTTCCAACACGGGAAACATGACAGAG ATGAGAAAAGGTTTGATGTGTTTCTGTCATACGTGTGGAGCACCACATCAGCAGAGCTGGAGAGAGGTTGGACCCGTTCCTCCCCATCAGGACCTGTCACTGATGAGGAGG CATGTCCATCCAGCCTGGACCCACTGAACACCGAGGAGGGTGAAGCCACACAGAGACCACTGGAAGTGCTACTGCGCCAAGTGTTAGAGGAAGAGTGGGGGTATCGCCTCTgtgtggaagagagagacattcttccaggaggag CCTATACAAATGATGTGGCTCTTGCAATACAGAGAAGCCACATGCTTATCTGTCTCCTGTCAGCTGACTACCTCTGCGACAGCAATGGAGTGTTTGTGCTGGAGTCAGGAGTTCAG GCTTTGCTGCAAAATTCTTCCCTCAAACTCCTGCTGATACAGACCTGTAGAAACTCTGCATCCGTCATCCAGGACCCCCCGCTTCCTCCACTGGTCCAAAGGGCACTGAAGGTGCTACCGAGTCTGAACTGGACGTCAGATGAACCTGCCGGAGGAACCAGCAGATTCTGGATGTCTTTGAGGAAGGCCATGCCCGATCACAGAGTGACACTGGTTTCACTTGTGTAG
- the LOC118106338 gene encoding interleukin-18 receptor accessory protein-like isoform X1, whose protein sequence is MQTGHILFSFIFPIVLDGCCVGSPEKKQTAAGLTGLQQDATHQHYRAVEGESFMLPCIKSVSGHINVAWSRTGGREGPSYDCGKVFPAEAEHSGNYSCLTGSLLSRGSELFLHLQVVEETSVGCFQQEESSVELLNSAGGEIPCPGRNCSHDTDVRWFKRNISVSELSRATCEENELLRLCEVRGEYDAGVYFCDRPIMEQGVTWTLRRAVEVKVVPHRTISDRPRIVYPADNMTEEVELGWPRTLTCTVLFPYESKTTGEVRWYMNYGGNKENMTLLDMKRPQQRSDILEEYRILQEGVINEVTPQHLDHTYTCIASNAVGKRNVTIRLKRKRQVKWPSLVGFPVASLLLVVVVGVSLHMKWLELQIIYRSHFQHGKHDRDEKRFDVFLSYVWSTTSAELERGWTRSSPSGPVTDEEACPSSLDPLNTEEGEATQRPLEVLLRQVLEEEWGYRLCVEERDILPGGAYTNDVALAIQRSHMLICLLSADYLCDSNGVFVLESGVQALLQNSSLKLLLIQTCRNSASVIQDPPLPPLVQRALKVLPSLNWTSDEPAGGTSRFWMSLRKAMPDHRVTLVSLV, encoded by the exons ATGCAAACTGGACAcattctgttttcattcatctttcccATTGTCCTGGATGGATGCTGTGTGGGAAGTcctgaaaagaaacaaacag ctgcaggACTCACAGGTCTGCAGCAGGATGCTACACATCAGCACTACAGAGCCGTGGAGGGGGAGAGCTTCATGCTGCCGTGTATCAAATCTGTGAGCGGACACATTAACGTGGCGTGGTCCAGGACTGGAGGACGTGAAGGTCCATCCTATGACTGTGGGAAAGTGTTTCCAGCTGAGGCAGAACATTCTGGAAACTACAGCTGCCTCACAGG GTCCCTGCTGTCCAGGGGCAGCGAGTTGTTCTTGCACCTACAGGTGGTGGAGGAAACCAGTGTGGGATGTTTCcagcaggaggagagcagcgTGGAGCTGCTCAACAGTGCTGGTGGGGAGATCCCCTGCCCTGGACGCAACTGCAGCCACGACACAGACGTCAGATGGTTCAAG AGAAACATCTCCGTGTCTGAGCTGAGTCGAGCCACCTGTGAAGAGAACGAGCTGCTTCGTCTCTGTGAAGTCAGAGGCGAATACGATGCAGGTGTATATTTCTGTGACAGACCAATAATGGAGCAGGGAGTCACATGGACGCTCCGGAGGGCTGTTGAAGTCAAAGTTGTGC CACACAGGACAATAAGTGACCGTCCCAGGATTGTGTATCCTGCTGACAACATGACAGAGGAAGTGGAACTTG GTTGGCCTCGTACTCTGACCTGCACGGTGCTTTTTCCTTATGAGAGTAAGACTACAGGGGAGGTGCGTTGGTACATGAATTATGGCGGCAACAAGGAGAATATGACTCTACTGGACATGAAGAGGCCACA ACAGAGGTCCGACATACTTGAAGAATACAGGATCCTACAGGAGGGCGTCATAAACGAAGTGACTCCACAACACTTGGACCACACATATACCTGCATTGCCAGTAACGCTGTCGGAAAACGCAATGTCACTATCAGGCTCAAGAGGAAACGTCAAG TGAAATGGCCGTCACTGGTTGGGTTCCCCGTCGCTTCTTTGCTGCTGGTAGTTGTGGTGGGAGTGAGTTTGCACATGAAGTGGCTGGAGCTACAGATTATCTACAGATCCCACTTCCAACACGGGAAACATGACAGAG ATGAGAAAAGGTTTGATGTGTTTCTGTCATACGTGTGGAGCACCACATCAGCAGAGCTGGAGAGAGGTTGGACCCGTTCCTCCCCATCAGGACCTGTCACTGATGAGGAGG CATGTCCATCCAGCCTGGACCCACTGAACACCGAGGAGGGTGAAGCCACACAGAGACCACTGGAAGTGCTACTGCGCCAAGTGTTAGAGGAAGAGTGGGGGTATCGCCTCTgtgtggaagagagagacattcttccaggaggag CCTATACAAATGATGTGGCTCTTGCAATACAGAGAAGCCACATGCTTATCTGTCTCCTGTCAGCTGACTACCTCTGCGACAGCAATGGAGTGTTTGTGCTGGAGTCAGGAGTTCAG GCTTTGCTGCAAAATTCTTCCCTCAAACTCCTGCTGATACAGACCTGTAGAAACTCTGCATCCGTCATCCAGGACCCCCCGCTTCCTCCACTGGTCCAAAGGGCACTGAAGGTGCTACCGAGTCTGAACTGGACGTCAGATGAACCTGCCGGAGGAACCAGCAGATTCTGGATGTCTTTGAGGAAGGCCATGCCCGATCACAGAGTGACACTGGTTTCACTTGTGTAG
- the LOC118106362 gene encoding PEST proteolytic signal-containing nuclear protein — MADYSGDSSSDDGGPQEEGGRVKTKPVSCSTAGGEGSAVKRTSQHLAPEEDDDESSADPPAPCKVPKIGFSMQGKMGKKSIPISIKLGASKPKEPVPPVPPKKSGLASVFDEDDDSEPEEMPPEAKMRMKNIGRETPTSAGPNSFNKGKQGFSDQKKLWERKLKAQSDKP; from the exons ATGGCGGACTATAGCGGAGACAGCAGCAGCGACGACGGAG GGccgcaggaggagggaggcagagtgAAAACTAAGCCTGTCTCTTGTAGCACTGCGGGCGGAGAAGGGTCCGCAGTCAAACGCACGTCCCAGCACCTCGCACCCGAGGAGGATGACGACGAGTCCTCGGCGGACCCGCCGGCGCCCTGCAAAGTCCCCAAAATAGGCTTTAGCATGCAAGGCAAGATGGGGAAGAAGTCGATCCCCATATCTATCAAACTTGGAgcatca AAACCCAAAGAGCCTGTACCACCGGTCCCCCCAAAAAAGTCAGGGTTGGCATCTGTATTTGACGAAGATGACGAT AGTGAACCTGAGGAGATGCCTCCAGAAGcaaagatgaggatgaagaacaTTGGCAG GGAGACGCCAACATCTGCAGGACCTAATTCATTTAACAAGGGCAAGCAAGGCTTCTCTGATCAGAAAAAACTGTGGGAAAGGAAGCTGAAGGCCCAGTCAGATAAACCCTAA
- the stk16 gene encoding serine/threonine-protein kinase 16, with the protein MGQTLCLCSRGSITIDNKKYYFVQKLDEGGFSYVDLVEGVKDGRFYALKRILCHDREGRQEAQTEMEMHHMFNHSNILSLVAHTFVDRGGKSEAWLLLPYICKGSLWSVLEKLRDKGSSMPEKLILQVFRGICSGLKVIHEKGYAHRDLKPTNVLLDEDDRPVLMDLGSMNRARIEVKGTREAMTIQDWAAQRCTISYRAPELFNVESHCIIDERTDIWSLGCVLYCMMMLEGPYDLVFQKGDSVALAVQNPVTIPQSCSYSEGLQVLLSSIMVSNPQERPNISWVLDQVQDLQSRSPNTQTNMV; encoded by the exons ATGGGGCAGACACTGTGTTTATGCTCCCGCGGCTCCATCACCATCGATAACAAGAAATACTACTTCGTCCAGAAATTAGATGAAGG tgGGTTCAGTTATGTGGACCTGGTTGAGGGGGTAAAGGATGGGCGCTTCTATGCCCTCAAGAGGATTCTGTGCCATGACCGCGAAGGCCGCCAGGAGGCTCAGACTGAAATGGAGATGCATCACATGTTTAATCACTCGAACATCTTGAGCCTGGTCGCCCACACCTTTGTTGATCGTGGAGGAAAGAGTGAAGCCTGGTTACTTCTGCCTTATATTTGT aaAGGCAGTTTGTGGTCCGTTCTGGAGAAGCTAAGAGACAAGGGGAGCTCAATGCCTGAAAAACTGATTTTGCAAGTTTTTCGTGGCATCTGCTCTGGACTCAAGGTCATTCATGAAAAAGGTTACGCACACAG AGATCTGAAGCCCACAAATGTGCTTCTGGATGAGGATGACAGGCCAGTTCTAATGGACCTGGGCTCTATGAACCGGGCCAGGATTGAG GTAAAAGGCACCAGAGAAGCCATGACCATACAGGACTGGGCAGCCCAGCGTTGCACCATTTCCTACAGGGCTCCTGAACTCTTCAATGTAGAGAGCCACTGCATTATAGATGAGCGCACTGATATCTGG TCACTTGGCTGTGTGCTTTACTGCATGATGATGTTGGAGGGACCATACGACCTGGTGTTTCAGAAGGGGGACAGTGTTGCCCTTGCTGTCCAGAATCCAGTGACCATCCCACAGTCTTGCAG TTACTCCGAGGGCCTGCAGGTGCTGCTGAGCTCCATAATGGTGTCAAACCCCCAGGAGAGACCAAACATCAGTTGGGTTCTCGACCAGGTACAGGACCTGCAGAGTCGCAGCCCCAACACCCAAACCAACATGGTCTGA